TTCATTCGGTTGCTCCCGAGTTAAAGTTTTATGGTTTTTCTTCTACGCAGGCGCTCTGGTGTGGCGCCTTTTGGATCGCTGCAAAAATCGTCTATTCGGTCAGCTTTAGTGCTTTTAGCAAGAGCTGCGCCAAGGTGTTTAAAAAGCCAAAAAATCCCCGTCGGCTGCAATAAATGCAGTCGAATTCAGAGACTTTTGCGCACGATGGCTGCAGACATGAGGCCGGGATAAGTTGGCCTTGCAGTCAGCTTTTACATTTGCTGTTTTTTTTTGAGTCGATTCGAGCGGGCGCGGAGAATACTGGCTCCAAAGCCTTGGCTCAAGTGCGCTGTAACAGAGCGCGTGGGGCAGAATGGGGCACGGCGTGTGGCCGGCCCCAGGTGAATGCTGTGCATGTGGATATTCCCGGTTTCGTTATTGTTTTTATTTGAACGAAGGAATCAATGCGTATGGGCGACGGCAGGTCGTTCAGAGCCACCGAGAATGTTGAACAGGATATTCAGCGACAACGCGCTGAGCGTGGCCATGGCGATGCCGCTATGGGTAATCGGGCTCATCCACAACGGCAGCTGCGCGAAGAACTCCGGACGCACCACCGGGATCAGGCCCATGCCGATACTCACCGCCACCAGCAACTGGTTGCGGCGGTCGGCGATATCGGCTTCCTGCAGGATCTTGATCCCGGTAGCCGCCACCATGCCGAACATGGCGATTGCCGCACCCCCAATACCGCAGGCGGAATCGACGCCACCAGGAAGGCCGCTTTCGGCAGCAGGCTGAGCACAATCAAAAGGCCCCGGCCATGATCGTCACCGAACGGCAACGCACGCCGGTCATCTGCACCAGGCCGATGTTCTGGGCGAAGGAGGAGTGGGTAAAGGTGTTGAAGAACCCGGCAAAGAACGACGCGCCGGCGTCACACAGCAAGCCACGGCGCAGCATCTTCGGCGTGACGTCCTGGCCGGTGATCTTGCCCAGCGCGAGAACATCCCAGTGGATTCGACAAAGATGATCACTACCACCAGGCACATCGACAGGATCGGCGCCAGCTCGAACTTGGGCATACCGAAGTGCAGCGGCGTTACCACCTGCACCCACGGCGCCTGCGCCAAACCGCTAAGGTCGACCATGCCGAGCATGCCGCACAGGACGTAGCCCAGGCCCATGCCGATCAGCACCGAGATATTCACCCAGAAGCCGCGCATGAAGCGGTTGATCAACAAGATGGTGCCCAGGACCAAGGCAGCAATCGCCAGGTAGACCGGCGAGCCGAAGCTGGCTGCAGCGCTACCGCCGCCGGCCCAGTTTACGGCCACTGGAAACAGCGACAGACCGATGGCGGTGATCACAGTGCCCGTCACCAGCGGCGGAAAGAAGCGTACGACTTTGGACATGAACGGCGCGATGACCATGCCGAAGAACCCAGCGGCGATCGTCGCGCCGAAGATCCCCTGCAAACCTATACCGGGCATGCCGGCCATGGCGACCATGCTGCCGACGGCGGCGAAACTGGCACCCATCATCACCGGCATGCGAATGCCCACCGGGCCGATGCCGAACGATTGCACCATGGTGGCGATACCGGCCACGAGCAGGTCGGCGTTGATCAGGAAGGCGATTTCTTCACGGCTCAGACCGGCGGCCTGGCCAATGATCAGGGGCACGGCGACGGCGCCGCCGTACATCAGCAAGACGTGTTGCAGGCCTACCAGAATCAGTTGCAGAGGGGCAGCCGCACCATGGCGGGTGCGGCAGGAATCTGCGGTTCGGCTAACTCGGTCATGCAACACCTCGGATCTTTTTTATTTTTGTGTTGTTCGGCATTCAATTGCCGGGTGGAACTCAATCTACAAGCCTGCGAGGGTCGAAATGTGGGAGCTGGCTTGCCTGCGATAGCTTTGGGTCAGTCACATATCTGCTGACTGATGCACCGCCATCGCGGGCAAGCCCGCTCCCACATTTGATCTCCAACAATCAGTTAGTGCGGGCTCCCTGGTTGATCCAGGTGCCAATCAAATCCCGCTCCTGCTGGGTCATCTGGGTGATGTTGCCCAATGGCATGATCTGGCTGGCCACGGCTTGCGCCTGAATACGCGCTGCCTGCTGCTGGATCTGCGTCGGGTATCGAACATCACCCCTGCCGGCGCAGTGCTGAACAGCGGGCTGGTGGGCTTGGCCGAATGGCAGACGGCGCAGCGTTCCTGGATCACCCCGTGCACTTTGTCGAAATCAATCGTGGCCTGGGCCGGTGCAGGTTCAGCCGCTGGTGCAGCGGGCGCTGCCGGTGCAGCAGGTTTCAAGCCACCACCCAACGCCGTTTCCGGCAGCGGTTGGTACTCGATGGCCGCTGGGGCCTTGGCCACTTCGGCAACGGGCTTGGGACCGGTCACGTACGCCAGGCTGATCATTGCCAACGCGCCGACTGGCAGCGTCCACGCATACTTCTGGCTGTTATGCCGGGTGTTGAAGTAGTGACGCACCAACACTGCCGCCACCGCGATACCGGCCAGGATCAGCCAGTTGTATTGGCTGCCATAGGTGCTCGGGAAGTGGTTGCTGATCATGATGAACAGCACGGGCAAGGTGAAGTAGTTGTTGTGACGCGAACGCAGCAAGCCCTTGGCCGGCAGTGCCGGATCCGGCATGCGGTTCTCGGCAATCGCCGCTACCAGTGCACGCTGCGCGGGCATGATGATGCGGAAAACGTTACCCACCATGATGGTGCCGATCACCGCACCCACGTGCAGGTAGGCGCCACGGCCACTGAACACTTTGCTGAAGCCATAAGCTGCGGCAATCAACAGCACGAACAGGATGAAACCCAGCAGGGCAGGGCGTTTGCCCAGGGCCGAGTCGCAGAGGAAGGAGTAGATGAACCAGCCGGCGAACAGTGAGCCGATGCCCAGCAAGACGCCTTCGGTGCCGCTGAGCGTGCTGCCGGGGGCGAGCAGGTACAGCGTCGGGTTCCAGTAGAACACCACGCACAGCAGCGCAATGCCCGACATCCAGGTGAAGTAGGCTTCCCATTTGAACCAGTGCAGGTTGTCCGGCATGGTCGGCGGGGCCAGTTTGTATTTTTCCAGGTGGTAGATGCCGCCACCGTGGATCGCCCACAAGTCACCGGCCAGGCCGCTCTTGGGGTTGACGCGATTAAGGTTGTTTTCCAGCCAGACGAAGTAGAAAGAAGCGCCGATCCACGCGACGCCCGTGATCATGTGAACCCAGCGCACGCTAAGGTTCAGCCATTCCATCAAATGTGCTTCCACAGTCTTTACCTCTCGCCTGTCACCCTTGTTGTCGGGTGATCAGACCTTCTCTTATTGGTGGGGGCGAGGATCAACCGCTCATCCTCTTTGAAAAAATGCTCATCGCAGTTATTGCCTGTGCCACTGCGATCAACCACCAGGAAGTCATCCCGCTTTTCGATCGTCAGCACCGGATGGTGCCAAACGCCGCGATGGTAATTAATGCCCTGCCTGCCGTTGGTAACGAAGGCGCGGACCAAGCCCGATACAGGTTCATCGCCAACTGGCGCGACCACGATCAGAAAGGGGTTGCCGAGCAGCGGTATAAAAGCCTGGCTGCCCAGCGGGTGTCTCTCCAGCATGCACACGGTCAGCGGCATGTCCTGCGCATCGGCGCGGAAAATGCTGATGATGGCGTGGTCTTCCGGCTTAGCGGTTTCGACCGTGGCCAGTTTGTGAAAGCGCATGGTCGACCCGTTGTTGATCATGAAGTGATCGCTGCCGTCCGTTTCGATAACGTCTCCGAAAGGGGCGAAGGCTTCTTTGGTCAGGGGTTCGATCACTAGTGTGCGCATGGCTGTCTCTTATCCGAATTCTGTGTTGTTTGTTCTGCTTGCTTTTGTAGTGAGCGGGCTTGTCCCGCGCTGGGCTGCGTAGCAGCCCCAAAAGACAGGGCCGCTTCGCGCCCCAGCGCGGGGCAAGCCCGCTCACTACAGGGTGCGGCGCTTACTTGGCGACTTTGCCCAGAACACGCAGGCGGCTCACACCACCATCCGGGAACACATTCAGGCGGATGTGGGTAATCGGGCCCAGCGCCTTGATCTGCTCGGCGAAGGTGTGCTCAGCGTGCATTTCCAGCTTCTGCGCCGGCAGCAGTTCGCGCCAGAACAGCGATTGGGTTTCGATCTGGCTGTCGGTGCCGCCCTTCACGAACGCACCCTGGATCGAGCAAGTGTCCGGGTAGTTGCCCTTGAAGTGCAGGGTGTCGACGATGACTTTCTCGATCTCGCCCGGGTGGCCCAGTGCGACGATCACCCAGTCATTGCCCGGTGTACGACGACGCGCGGTTTCCCAGCCGTCGCCCATGTTGATGCCACGGCCTGGGTTGAGGATGTTGCTCATGCGGCCAAAGTGCTCGTCGGAGCAAGCCAGCGCACGACCGCCGTTCAGGGCAGCAGCCAGGTCAACCTGTTCGTTGTCGCCCACCGAGGACCAGTCGCGGAACGGTACGCCGTAGACGCGCAGACGCGCCACGCCGCCATCTGGGTAGATGTTGAAACGCAGGTGGCTGAACGCCTTGTCGTTGTTGATCTCGTGGTAGTGGTGGCTGTTGCCTTGCAGCTCGACGGCCGACAGCACTTCCACCCACTGGGTGTTTTCATCAGGGTCGCCCGAGGCCAGGAAACAGGCTTCCAGGGAGGCCGACGGCGGGAAGTTGCCGGTGAAGAATGAAGTGTCGATGTCCACGCCTTTGATCGAGCCAGGCACGCCCAGGCGGATCACTGCGCTGTCGTAGCCTTCGAAGCGCTTGCGGCGCGACTCCCAGCCGTCCATCCACTTGCCGTTGTCATCGAAAACGCCCTCCTTCCACACGGCCGGGGTCGGCTGGAACAGGCGGTTGGCGTCAGCGAACCAGTCATCGGTCACCGAAAGGATCTTGGTGCCCAGACGGGCGTCGGCCAGGTTGACGAACTTCTCGAAAGGTACGGCGTAAGCTTTCATTCTTCTTGTCTGCCTTGAATTGAGTGGCTTGGGATGCTCGCCAGGCCCTGGGCGTCATGAACGCTCGGGCCAGGGTTGCTTTAAAGGGTCAGTAAACGGAACAACGCGATCTTGTTGATCTCGGCCAGTGCACATTTGAACTCGGCCTCAACCGAGTTGTGAATGCGCGTTTCGAACGCGGCCAGGATCTGATGCCGGTTGCTGCCTTTTACCGCCATGATGAAGGGAAACTTGAACTTGGCCTTGTAGGCATCGTTCAGCTCGGTGAAGCGAGAAAACTCCTCGCTCGAGCATTGGTGAATCCCCGCGCCAGCTTGCTCATCGGTGCTGGCTTGGTGAGTTGGCCCTGGACGGCAGCTTTGCCGGCCAGGTCCGGGTGAGCGTTGATCAGGGCCAACTGGCTGGCATGATCGGCGCTCAACAGGATGTCGCTCATGCGCTGGTGCAGGGTTTCGATCTCGTCAATCGAAGCGTCCTGGCCCAGGTCGTAGGCCTTTTCGGCAACCCATGGCGAATGTTCATAGATGTCGGCGAAGGCCTGGACGAATTCGTCGCGGCTCAATGTCGAAGGTTTCAGGGTTTGGAACGCAGTCATTTCGCCGCTCCCTTGAAGGGGTGGGTTTCGTGCCAGTGACGGGCAATGTCGACACGGCGAGTGAACCACACGTGATCGTGACCTTTGACGTACTCGATGAAGCGCTTCAAGGAGGCCAGGCGTGCCGGGCGGCCGATCAGGCGGCAATGCAGGCCGATGGAAAGCATTTTCGGCGCCTCCGCGCCTTCGGCATAGAGCACGTCGAACGCGTCCTTGAGGTATTCGAAGAAGTCATCGCCCTTGTTGAAGCCCTGCACCTGGGTGAAGCGCATGTCATTGGTGTCCAGGGTGTAGGGGATCACCAAGTGCGGCTTGCCGGTGGGGTTGTTGGGCTCCCAGTAGGGCAGGTCGTCGTCGTAGGTGTCGCAGTCGTAGAGAAAGCCGCCTTCCTCCATCACCAGCCGCCGTGTATTGGGGCCGGTGCGCCCGGTGTACCAGCCCAATGGGCGTTCGCCGGTCAGTTCGGTGAGGATGCGGATCGCTTCGAGCATATGCTCGCGTTCCTGGGCTTCGTCCATGTACTGGTAGTCGATCCAGCGGTAGCCGTGGCTGCAGATCTCGTGGCCGGCATCGACCATGGCGCGGATCACATCCGGGTGACGCTGGGCGGCCATGGCCACGGCGAAGATGGTCAGCGGAATATCGAATTCTTTAAACAGCTTGAGGATGCGCCATACGCCGGCACGGCTGCCGTATTCGTACAGCGACTCCATGCTCATGTTGCGCGCGCCTTGCAACGGCTGGGCCGAGACCATTTCCGAGAGGAAGGCTTCGGACTCTTTGTCGCCGTGCAAAATATTGCGCTCACCGCCTTCTTCGTAGTTGAGTACGAAAGACAGCGCAATGCGCGCCTTGCCCGGCCAGTGGGGTGAGGAGGGTTACTGCCGTAACCGATCAGGTCGCGTGGGTAGTCAGCGCTCACTGCAGTCTTCCTTCTTGTTCGTGATCATTCATGTGGCGGCCGGGCAGTGAAATGACTGGGTGGCGTCACAGCGATGAGTGATTGTATACAACTTATCATCGACTTTGTAAGCCTACATTTCCGCATTTTTTCTGCAGGACTCCCTATGAAGGGTGTAGCAAGAAACTTGCCTGGTTGGTCAGCAAATGGACAAAAGGTCGTTTAAAAGCAAGGATTACTCGCCAATTACCTGTTGAAGCAATGAGGACGGGGTGATGCAAAGGTTTGTGATTTTTATTGTGTACAATTTTTTTAAAAAGTGTCTTAATCAGTCATCGCCGGCTTTTTCACTGCCCTGAAAAGTGCGGACTTCTTTTCTACTGACTTCAGGAGGCGCGTAGACGCCATGGGACGTTTGACCACACACGTTTTGGACGCTGCGCACGGCTGCCCTGGCAGCGCGATCAAGGTGGAGCTGTACCGCGTCGAAGGCGCGCAGCTGGAACTGGTTGCCACTGCTCTGACCAACAGCGACGGGCGCTGCGATGCCCCGCTGCTGCAAGGCGATAACTACCGCAGCGGCGTGTACCAACTGCAGTTCAGCGCCGGCGACTACTACCGTGCTCGTGGTGTGCAACTGCCGGAGCCCGCGTTCCTGGACGTGGTGGTGCTGCGCTTTGGCATCAGTGCCGAGCAGGATCACTACCATGTCCCGCTACTGATTTCGCCCTACAGCTACTCCACCTATCGCGGTAGCTAGCGTCACTTCGTTTCACGCCCCAAGGCTCTTCGTTGGTTTTTCGCCCGCCCACACTGCGGGCTTTTTTTTGCCTGCCGTGGGCTCAATTATCTAGTGCCGGTTGGGCGGCTGCGGTGATTAGGCTGGGTGTTTTCCTCCTTTAGATGAAAGCACCATGAGTCCTGATAATGACGACCCAGACATGGCTGACCAAGACGCGCGCCAGGAGATTCAGAACCAACTGCGACGGCGAATCAACGCTTGCACCCATCCCAGCCGAATCATTAATCAAATCAGCCTTGCTGATATGCGGTGCGATGAGTCGACACGAGCGCTCATGAATCTGATAGGCCGCTCGCCGAAAGTCTTGAGTGTGATTCGGGCTGCGTTACGCAAAGCGTTCAACGTCGATCCGGATAGCCTGTTGTTTACTGAAACCAGGCCTCCCGACGCACCCGAGAAAGTCGACACGCTGACCGATAGGGCATTGTTGCTGTTGGTCGACCCTTCGGTGGCAGTCAACGTCAATTCGTTCACCGCCCTGAGCGTCAAGGGCGAGCCGAATCGCCGATTGCCCTGCACTCCGTTGGAGGTGTTGCAACAGGTTGTAGAGATGCGTCTGTCTGACCAACTGGCCCGCGCACATGAAGCCTATTGGAATGCCCTGGCCGAGGGGCCTGGCTCACAAGGCGGGAACGTTGGATTGAATTGCATACGGGGCTGTTCGCTGATCGTGCGTTTATCGCGCAGCAACTGGAAGAGCTGTCGAATGCAGGAATGACCCTGGTCCAGGCCGTGATTGATGCCCCGACTGCTGAGGCTCGCCAGCGGGCAGGTGGGCATTGGGCAAGCGTGCATGTGAGCCAGTTGATGTGGCCGGGTACACCCGCGGTGGCGGTCCCTGGGGCATTGCATTTTTATCGGGCGGGTGATCCCGGTACCGCCCCTCACGTGATTTATCTTCCAGGAGTGGTTCGCAACTTTTACGAATACCCGACCTTCACCGCCCTTCAGTGCGGCCTGCTGGAGCTGGGCCGAGAACGTTTTCATCAGCTCTGGCAATGCTTGCCGTTAGATCGACGCAATGGGTTATGCCCACCCGCTGGCTTGTCGCCGGCAACCGGCTTTACTCGCGGTGCGCAGGTTCTGGAGGATGCACTGGCAGTGGGCGCGCGGGCGTTGCTGGAGGGGCAATGGGCGAATGAAGTGGCTTGTGCCTTGATGGTTAATCTGGCGCACGTCTTCTCTACGGGGCACCCCCGGCCTCAACCGCTGGAGGCGGTGCCCTTTCTTAAGTTCATGGAGGGCACCAGAAAGCAATTGATCGGTGGCGTTCGCCTGGGCCCCATTCGTGATCAATTACTTAAATGGGACCATCAGCGACGACGAGAAGAAATAGCCTTCGCCAATCTGCCGCCCGGCCTCGCGTTACACACCTCAGAGAGGCAGGTCAAACGCTACGAAAAAGGCCTGCTCGCGCTGTTGGCCCCGGATGATCCCAGTGCAGAGACACCTGCCTACAAAGAGGTCCTGTCGTTGATGAGCCAATTGGAGGTCCATGCACAGGAGCTGAAGACGTTGATGAAGTGCGCGCCGCAGCAGTTGCTGCTTGTGGACTTTTGGGCTGAGAGACCCGGTGGGGAGGGAACGCCCAACCGTATTTCGCTATTCATCAACGCTCAGGTTGAGGCCCTGCGCAGTGAGGTTCAGTTGCAGCACCGGCTCAAGCTGCTCAGCACGGCTCATCGGGACTTAATGATTGAGGTGATAGAGCAGACTTATGCAAGCAAGCGCCCCGACAGTCAAACCCAGGTGCTTTCGATCATGATTGGCACTGATCCAGACACGTTCTACCCGCTCCATAACGCATGGGTAGTCACCACGGCAGCGGCGCTGAGGGAGCCGACCCGCCAACTTCCTGTGGTTCTGTACGTTTTTGGGGCGGCGGGTGGGGTGTTGGCTTTTGCCGGGGTGGAGGCGCTGACCCGAAGCATCAAAGCCAGTCTCGCCAGTCGGGACGATTCCGTGCTGTGGGGCGGTGTGGAGCGCGATAAGCGGAATGCCTTACGCATGCACGCGGCAGGTGAAACCTTGGCGACGCGCTACGTGCCCATCGATGGCAGATATGCAAGGGTTTTCATCCGTGACCTCGTTATGTCCTATGAGCGCTTGTGCAACCGCACCGACGACATCACGCGCATTTTCAGTGAAGTGACGGATGCCGAGTTGGCCCGTGCACTACTGCTGACGGAACTGGTGCAACAACTGCAAATTCCCGTCAATAGTGCTCTGAGCCATGCGCAGAAGAATATTGAACTGCTGCGCAAGGTCGCGCTTGAAACGAAAAAACTGCCGGCATGGTTGGCGGGGGCTAAGCATGCGCAGCGTAAAATTTTCTTGCGCTTGCAAAAGCTTTACCTGGGCAGTGCCTGGGCATTCCTGGCACGGCAAGAACAACGTTTGCCGGATTTGTACACGTATGCCCGCGAGGAGTTGACCGCGCGTTTACGTCGCGACGGGATCTCTCTGGGGATGGGTCTTGATGAGCCCTTTATAGCGATGTCAGGGGATATTCACGGCACCTATTGTGATTATCAAGATGCTTGCCTCCTGAAAGATCCGAAAAATGTACTGCCTAAGTCTGCTGCTTCATGCAGAGCCTTCAGCTTGTTGGAGCTGGCCCTGCAAAACCTGGATCCGGAGGCAACCTGGACGGAACATCAATTAAAGCGTGCTTGCTATCTGCGATGGACGTGGCCAGACCATCTTTCTCCCTGGCCATCTGAGGAATATGATCTCTTCGCTAAATATCGGCGGCCGGTACGACGCACTGATCGGAGAAGTTTTCTATCCGCCCGTTCACCCCGAGCACTTGCTCTCGGAAGGACGTA
The Pseudomonas poae DNA segment above includes these coding regions:
- a CDS encoding ureidoglycolate lyase, which translates into the protein MRTLVIEPLTKEAFAPFGDVIETDGSDHFMINNGSTMRFHKLATVETAKPEDHAIISIFRADAQDMPLTVCMLERHPLGSQAFIPLLGNPFLIVVAPVGDEPVSGLVRAFVTNGRQGINYHRGVWHHPVLTIEKRDDFLVVDRSGTGNNCDEHFFKEDERLILAPTNKRRSDHPTTRVTGER
- the alc gene encoding allantoicase, with translation MKAYAVPFEKFVNLADARLGTKILSVTDDWFADANRLFQPTPAVWKEGVFDDNGKWMDGWESRRKRFEGYDSAVIRLGVPGSIKGVDIDTSFFTGNFPPSASLEACFLASGDPDENTQWVEVLSAVELQGNSHHYHEINNDKAFSHLRFNIYPDGGVARLRVYGVPFRDWSSVGDNEQVDLAAALNGGRALACSDEHFGRMSNILNPGRGINMGDGWETARRRTPGNDWVIVALGHPGEIEKVIVDTLHFKGNYPDTCSIQGAFVKGGTDSQIETQSLFWRELLPAQKLEMHAEHTFAEQIKALGPITHIRLNVFPDGGVSRLRVLGKVAK
- the uraH gene encoding hydroxyisourate hydrolase, which encodes MGRLTTHVLDAAHGCPGSAIKVELYRVEGAQLELVATALTNSDGRCDAPLLQGDNYRSGVYQLQFSAGDYYRARGVQLPEPAFLDVVVLRFGISAEQDHYHVPLLISPYSYSTYRGS